GTTGCTCGCATTTGCAAATCTGTATGGTGATGCAAACGCAGAAGAATTGCGTCGCAGGGCGCTGCAACGGATGCGCCTGCATTCCTTGCAGTCGCTCTTTGCCGGGACGGTGCTGAGCCGTGATGGCCGGGTCATTGCCAAGCATCCCGCGATGAGCTTAGGTGGAGAGTTGACGGAGGACGATGAGACAGCCATCCGCGCCGAGATGATCCGCGACTACGGCATCCTGGTCAGCATCATGGTGCAAGGTGGCATTTGGCCAGCCTTGGAAGTGCTCTTATTGGAACATCGGCTATGCGAAGGCGATTTCGTCGAAGTGTCGCGCCCGTCGCCCCTTGTGCCCAAGGAGCGTGCTGGGCTTTTTGGCAAGGCGTTGTTTGCCGGTTATGAGCGTGACTTCGTTACCGCGCTGCATCTGTTGGTGCCGCAGATTGAGCACATGGTTCGCGTGCATCTCAAGGAGGCCGGAGCCCAGACAACGAATCTGGACAAAGACGGCATTCAGAGCGAGAACGGCATGAACACCTTGATGGAATTGCCGGAAGTCGACCGGGTGTTCGGCAAGAATTTGACCTTTGAGCTTAAGTCGTTGTTCTGTGATGCCTTCGGCCCCAATTTGCGCAACGAGTTGGCCCATGGACTGCTCGATGAAGCAGAGTGCCGCTCGCCGTATGCCATCTATGCGTGGTGGCGGGCATTGCGACTCACCTTCAAGCCATGGTGGCACGCCGCACACAACAACTCAGCGAGAGACAAGTCGGATGAGGGCGGCT
The sequence above is a segment of the Candidatus Macondimonas diazotrophica genome. Coding sequences within it:
- a CDS encoding DUF4209 domain-containing protein, whose translation is MGLIQTPGVDLTQIVENARQSVTGKSAQEALLAFANLYGDANAEELRRRALQRMRLHSLQSLFAGTVLSRDGRVIAKHPAMSLGGELTEDDETAIRAEMIRDYGILVSIMVQGGIWPALEVLLLEHRLCEGDFVEVSRPSPLVPKERAGLFGKALFAGYERDFVTALHLLVPQIEHMVRVHLKEAGAQTTNLDKDGIQSENGMNTLMELPEVDRVFGKNLTFELKSLFCDAFGPNLRNELAHGLLDEAECRSPYAIYAWWRALRLTFKPWWHAAHNNSARDKSDEGG